One Turneriella parva DSM 21527 genomic region harbors:
- a CDS encoding SAM-dependent methyltransferase yields the protein MIDSLLAKGLLPDFIIRRGIRMLNRRRLKEISAHNIELGQAKAMALVETLRKSEIAILTEKANEQHYEIPAEFFALVLGKNRKYSSCYYPTGRESLDQAEDLMLAETVAMARLADGQNILELGCGWGSLSLYMASKFPKARITAISNSASQKAYIDSEAKRRGIKNLKIITADVNRFKPAASFDRVVSVEMFEHMRNYDELFGRIRSWLKPKGMLFVHIFTHRMFPYLFEDKASDDWMSRYFFSGGIMPSNQLFSYFSKGFSLKEQRIFKGTHYHLTSEHWLQNMDKNRKAIEGIFAKVYGEANVTRWINYWRVFFLAVSELFRARGGEEWNVSHYLFEKA from the coding sequence ATGATCGATTCGCTTCTCGCCAAGGGGCTTTTGCCCGATTTTATCATTCGCCGGGGCATTCGTATGCTGAACCGGCGCCGCCTCAAAGAAATCAGCGCACACAATATTGAGCTCGGTCAGGCCAAAGCAATGGCCCTCGTCGAGACACTGAGAAAATCTGAGATCGCGATTCTTACCGAGAAGGCAAACGAACAGCATTACGAAATTCCCGCAGAGTTTTTCGCGCTTGTTCTGGGCAAGAACAGAAAATACAGCAGCTGCTATTATCCGACAGGCCGCGAATCACTCGACCAGGCTGAAGATCTGATGCTCGCAGAGACTGTCGCGATGGCGCGACTCGCAGATGGCCAAAATATTCTCGAACTCGGTTGTGGCTGGGGTTCGCTTTCGCTTTATATGGCGTCGAAGTTTCCCAAAGCGCGTATCACGGCGATCTCCAATTCGGCAAGCCAGAAGGCTTACATCGATTCTGAGGCAAAGCGGCGCGGCATAAAAAATCTGAAGATCATCACGGCGGATGTCAATCGTTTCAAGCCGGCGGCCTCGTTCGACCGTGTTGTTTCCGTTGAGATGTTCGAGCATATGCGCAACTACGATGAGCTGTTTGGGCGCATACGTTCATGGCTGAAGCCCAAAGGTATGCTTTTCGTGCACATCTTCACGCACCGCATGTTTCCCTATCTGTTCGAAGACAAGGCGAGCGACGACTGGATGTCGCGGTATTTCTTCTCGGGAGGCATTATGCCCTCGAACCAGCTGTTTTCATATTTTTCGAAGGGTTTTAGCCTGAAGGAGCAGCGCATTTTCAAAGGCACGCACTACCATTTAACCAGCGAACACTGGCTGCAAAATATGGACAAGAACCGCAAGGCGATTGAGGGCATTTTCGCGAAAGTTTACGGCGAGGCAAACGTGACGCGTTGGATTAACTATTGGCGGGTTTTCTTTCTTGCGGTATCCGAGCTTTTCCGTGCCCGCGGCGGCGAAGAGTGGAACGTCAGTCACTACCTCTTTGAGAAGGCATGA
- a CDS encoding MerR family transcriptional regulator, with protein sequence MRLTAKKLSELTGVPAANIRKWRERYSILDPQRGDNGYLYYTSEDYRVVLGINRLLADGKKLAGIMHLGRGKLLEIAPQVNYTTEQMQFLEKVIEGNFSVFSQQYDEYLQTHSVESLVQKKVHPQTVLVGQAWESGFITVATEHAFTRWVMGYLSQLALRFTRKKGGDRLFVAFPGDAHELGAMMHFVLMSAEGLGGKFCGALPFDRLFEELNHGDYEEVHVSATIPKSREEIDKFVSAVHKKFPHIKVKIGGSGAKTAGSK encoded by the coding sequence ATGAGACTAACCGCGAAAAAACTCAGCGAACTCACTGGCGTGCCGGCGGCGAATATTCGCAAGTGGCGCGAGCGCTATTCGATTCTCGACCCACAGCGCGGCGACAACGGCTATCTGTATTACACCTCTGAAGACTATCGTGTGGTGCTGGGTATTAACCGGCTGCTCGCCGATGGCAAGAAACTTGCGGGCATTATGCATCTGGGGCGCGGTAAACTGCTCGAGATCGCTCCGCAGGTTAACTACACAACCGAACAGATGCAGTTTTTAGAGAAGGTGATCGAAGGAAACTTCAGCGTTTTTTCGCAGCAGTACGACGAATATCTGCAAACGCATTCGGTTGAATCGTTAGTACAGAAGAAAGTGCATCCGCAGACGGTTTTGGTAGGGCAGGCCTGGGAATCAGGCTTTATCACCGTCGCGACAGAACATGCTTTCACGCGCTGGGTTATGGGTTATCTCTCTCAGCTTGCGTTGCGGTTTACGCGCAAGAAGGGCGGCGACCGCCTGTTTGTCGCATTTCCCGGTGATGCCCATGAACTCGGTGCGATGATGCACTTCGTACTCATGTCGGCTGAGGGACTCGGCGGAAAATTTTGCGGCGCGTTGCCTTTCGACAGGCTCTTCGAAGAGCTCAACCACGGCGACTACGAAGAGGTTCATGTTTCGGCGACGATTCCCAAATCACGCGAAGAAATCGATAAATTCGTCAGCGCGGTGCACAAGAAGTTTCCGCATATTAAGGTCAAAATCGGCGGTAGTGGCGCCAAGACAGCAGGTTCAAAATGA
- a CDS encoding NAD(P)/FAD-dependent oxidoreductase: protein MKKLAIVGSGVAGLGAAWLLRDRYEISIFEAGSYVGGHTNTFDVPLLGGGTQPVDTGFIVFNEQTYPHLLTLFRDLGVEYANSDMSFAHYNTLTGLQWSSRGLAGLFAQRKNLLSPRYYKFLLEANRFNTQLPKDLERGRVDGSFGDYLRRNKFSDFFMQNYIVPMTAAVWSTPPDRMLSFPARTFARFFVNHGFLSLYSGLQWKYVVGGSRSYVKKILAAHKGKVHLNEPVSRVSEAGGRVEVLTAKGRHEFDAVLLATHADQSLRMLANPSDEQKRLLSKFKYEQNRAVLHSDENVLQPIKKTWASWNFKLGKNSAGGFKSTVVYYMNLLQNIPGPVKYFVSLNDFQIIDPAKIYATIDYEHPLFDEQTEIAQAHLPRLNETGNIFFSGSYFRYGFHEDAYMSAVNAAEAIARRL from the coding sequence ATGAAAAAACTCGCAATCGTCGGCAGCGGGGTTGCCGGTCTTGGGGCGGCATGGCTTTTACGCGACAGATACGAGATCAGCATTTTTGAGGCGGGTTCATATGTCGGCGGCCATACCAACACATTTGACGTGCCGCTGCTCGGTGGGGGCACGCAGCCCGTAGATACAGGGTTTATTGTTTTTAACGAGCAGACCTACCCACACCTCTTGACACTTTTTCGTGACCTGGGCGTCGAATACGCGAACAGCGATATGTCGTTTGCCCACTACAACACGCTGACCGGGTTGCAGTGGTCGTCGCGCGGCCTTGCGGGGCTCTTTGCGCAGAGAAAGAATCTGCTTTCGCCACGCTACTATAAATTCTTACTCGAAGCCAACCGCTTCAATACGCAATTGCCAAAAGATCTGGAGCGCGGGCGGGTAGATGGCTCATTTGGCGATTATCTGCGGCGAAACAAGTTTTCTGATTTTTTCATGCAGAACTACATCGTACCGATGACTGCGGCTGTGTGGTCGACCCCGCCCGATCGTATGCTGTCTTTTCCCGCGCGCACGTTCGCCCGTTTTTTTGTGAACCACGGTTTTTTAAGTCTGTACAGTGGTCTGCAATGGAAATACGTCGTGGGTGGCAGCCGCTCGTACGTGAAAAAGATACTCGCCGCGCATAAGGGCAAGGTACACCTGAACGAGCCAGTCAGCCGTGTCAGCGAAGCCGGCGGTAGGGTTGAGGTATTGACCGCGAAAGGGCGGCACGAGTTCGATGCGGTATTGCTCGCCACGCACGCCGACCAGTCGCTGCGCATGCTGGCGAACCCCAGCGACGAGCAGAAGAGGCTGCTCTCTAAATTCAAATATGAGCAGAACCGTGCTGTATTGCACAGCGACGAGAATGTTCTGCAACCGATTAAAAAAACCTGGGCCTCGTGGAACTTTAAGCTCGGCAAGAATTCAGCCGGCGGGTTTAAATCGACAGTCGTTTATTACATGAACCTGCTGCAGAATATTCCCGGCCCGGTGAAATATTTCGTGTCGCTGAATGATTTTCAAATTATCGACCCCGCAAAGATCTACGCCACAATTGATTATGAGCACCCGCTCTTTGACGAGCAGACAGAGATAGCGCAAGCGCATTTGCCGCGACTCAACGAAACCGGTAATATTTTCTTCAGCGGCAGTTATTTTCGCTACGGCTTTCATGAAGATGCCTACATGTCAGCGGTAAATGCGGCCGAGGCAATTGCACGCAGGCTGTGA
- a CDS encoding DUF1365 domain-containing protein, translated as MKEGVYSLEIFHERRKPVPQKFTIRGYMLFVDVSRFDSRDASRLLGFDRRRLHSFRRSDFSLLRDSSETSRGAALAFLKKATGLTADTVMLLANPAIFGYVFNPVSFFFCYRNGAHVATIVEVNNTFGQQKHYLVRAGERYNAQKNFYVSPFISSFHHFAMRLGAPADRLSIGIHTQKEGKAELVAEMRGTRSPLTDLQLLAAFFKFPFYTARVIVMIHWYALRLMLKGVPFYPKENTDAALLHADLRSSK; from the coding sequence ATGAAAGAAGGAGTTTATTCACTCGAAATCTTTCATGAGCGGCGAAAACCCGTGCCGCAGAAGTTCACGATCAGGGGCTACATGCTCTTCGTCGACGTTTCGCGATTCGACAGTCGTGATGCCAGCAGGCTTTTGGGTTTCGACCGCCGCAGGTTGCACAGCTTCAGGCGCAGCGACTTTTCTTTGCTGCGCGATTCAAGCGAAACTTCCCGTGGCGCCGCGCTGGCATTTCTCAAAAAAGCGACGGGACTCACAGCAGACACCGTGATGCTGCTCGCTAACCCGGCAATCTTTGGTTACGTGTTTAATCCGGTGAGTTTCTTCTTTTGCTACCGCAATGGCGCCCATGTCGCGACGATCGTCGAGGTGAACAATACCTTTGGCCAGCAAAAACATTACCTGGTGCGGGCGGGTGAAAGATACAACGCGCAGAAAAACTTCTACGTTTCGCCTTTTATTTCGTCATTTCACCATTTCGCGATGCGGTTAGGTGCCCCTGCTGATCGCCTCTCGATCGGCATACACACGCAGAAAGAGGGCAAGGCCGAGCTGGTGGCTGAAATGCGTGGCACGCGCTCGCCGCTCACCGACCTGCAGCTGCTGGCGGCGTTTTTCAAATTTCCATTTTATACCGCGCGCGTAATCGTCATGATACACTGGTATGCCCTTCGCCTGATGCTGAAGGGTGTGCCGTTTTATCCGAAAGAAAATACCGACGCAGCATTGCTGCACGCAGATTTGAGGAGCTCGAAGTGA
- a CDS encoding SAM-dependent methyltransferase gives MTFYKKLFRYGLSRIQKGSLTITESFAGGETYSLRGNQPGYEAQITVQDPYFYKHCVLYGEIGFGESYVSATWQTTDLNLTLRWFADNARQMPGFSGSSASTWFLNVLGFVNRIKHFFRPNTIKISRKNIAEHYDIGNRLYELMLGKTMAYSCGIFRKATDTLDAAQERKFETICQKLQLRKGDHLLEIGSGWGGFAIYAARKYGCRITTITISEQQFIYAQQAIRKARLEKLIDLRICDYRTLEGQFDKIVSIEMAEAIGFKYFDTYFGKVASLLKPEGLAVLQYITFPESRFEQYLKNTDFSQIYIFPGSCLLSNHEVMKSLHRTSDLLLNDLETMGQHYSTTLRRWRQNIEKNRKELLKMGYDEKFLRKWVYYLCFCEAGFAERAINDVQVVLGRANTKQLGDYNGLVEPYLDRL, from the coding sequence GTGACATTTTACAAGAAGCTGTTTCGCTATGGATTGTCCCGTATTCAGAAGGGTAGTCTGACGATTACCGAATCATTTGCAGGTGGTGAAACCTATTCGCTGCGTGGCAACCAACCCGGATACGAAGCCCAAATCACCGTGCAAGATCCCTATTTTTACAAGCACTGCGTACTCTATGGCGAAATCGGTTTTGGCGAAAGTTATGTTTCCGCGACCTGGCAGACGACTGACCTGAATCTGACGCTGCGCTGGTTCGCAGACAATGCGCGACAGATGCCGGGATTTTCGGGATCATCAGCATCAACCTGGTTTTTGAACGTTCTCGGTTTTGTGAACCGTATAAAACATTTCTTCAGACCGAACACCATCAAGATCAGCAGAAAAAATATCGCTGAGCATTACGACATCGGCAACAGACTGTATGAATTGATGCTGGGCAAAACCATGGCCTATTCGTGCGGTATTTTTCGTAAAGCCACTGACACGCTCGACGCCGCGCAAGAGCGCAAGTTTGAAACGATTTGCCAGAAGCTGCAGTTGCGAAAGGGCGATCATCTGCTCGAAATTGGCAGCGGCTGGGGTGGTTTCGCGATTTATGCAGCCCGCAAGTACGGCTGTCGCATTACGACAATTACAATTTCTGAACAGCAGTTTATTTATGCTCAGCAGGCGATACGCAAAGCGCGCCTCGAGAAACTCATCGACCTCAGAATTTGTGACTACAGAACGCTTGAAGGCCAGTTCGATAAAATCGTCTCGATTGAAATGGCAGAGGCAATTGGTTTCAAATATTTCGACACCTATTTCGGTAAGGTGGCCAGCCTGTTGAAGCCCGAAGGCCTCGCCGTTCTGCAATACATTACATTTCCCGAGTCGAGGTTCGAACAATATCTGAAGAATACCGATTTTTCACAGATTTATATTTTCCCGGGATCGTGCCTGCTGTCAAATCACGAGGTCATGAAATCGTTGCACCGTACATCAGATCTGTTGCTCAACGATCTTGAAACGATGGGCCAGCATTATTCAACGACGCTGCGCCGGTGGCGGCAGAACATCGAGAAGAACCGTAAAGAATTGCTCAAAATGGGGTACGATGAAAAGTTCTTACGCAAATGGGTCTATTATCTCTGTTTTTGCGAGGCGGGTTTCGCCGAGCGTGCGATCAATGATGTACAGGTAGTCTTAGGGCGGGCAAATACAAAACAACTGGGGGATTACAATGGACTGGTTGAACCTTATCTCGACAGGCTGTAA
- a CDS encoding MFS transporter: MRILPLSLYALAESGIFAVEFFVRLQLLIYYTDVLKIESYLASIAAGAALVWDAFVDPYVGTLSDTFKSRWGNRKPFLVAGAVLIIPSLFWIFAPYTAAGTVAIFVQLLLSNLLLNTGITLVTVPHAAISAELSKDAAVRVRIFAARLLFANFGLILGLVIPAAFMGSGRSTGTAPYEVFSQIALVMGVICFAAVIVCVLSLKTTHSEQQKSAERSFLNDLKLAARNRFFVALFIAGFLAYIAVAINSTLARFYYDHFLKLNEDELALVLIVFILVWSFSVVLWVTLADKFGKDLPATVGIVGLGFMTIFSYPFFPEGKLAGPIAAAVLGGIFTGCILLFDSYVADAADIDSAKSGQNRDGLYFGLWKFGIKASRGVAVALSGMLLWAIGYQAGVTPDETVKFRIALLFGPAVGSIFVLSGLVFYFSAAKARRAATAT; the protein is encoded by the coding sequence ATGCGCATATTACCCTTATCGCTTTATGCGCTGGCCGAATCAGGTATTTTTGCCGTCGAGTTTTTTGTCAGGCTGCAACTGCTGATCTATTACACCGATGTGCTGAAAATTGAGAGTTATCTTGCCTCGATAGCTGCCGGCGCTGCTCTCGTCTGGGATGCCTTCGTGGACCCCTATGTCGGCACGCTCTCTGATACGTTCAAAAGCCGCTGGGGCAACCGTAAACCGTTTCTGGTCGCGGGCGCGGTATTGATAATACCGTCGCTTTTTTGGATATTTGCTCCCTACACGGCTGCCGGCACAGTTGCAATCTTTGTGCAGCTGTTACTCTCGAACCTGTTGCTCAACACAGGCATTACCCTGGTCACGGTGCCACACGCGGCGATTTCTGCTGAACTCTCTAAAGATGCCGCAGTACGCGTTCGTATTTTCGCTGCCCGGTTGCTTTTTGCCAACTTCGGCTTGATTCTTGGACTCGTCATACCTGCGGCGTTTATGGGCAGCGGACGCAGCACGGGCACCGCACCCTACGAGGTCTTCTCGCAGATTGCTCTGGTCATGGGTGTTATATGTTTTGCAGCGGTTATCGTCTGCGTTCTCTCGCTCAAAACGACGCACAGCGAGCAGCAAAAATCTGCTGAGCGCAGTTTCTTGAATGACCTGAAGCTGGCGGCTCGTAACAGATTCTTCGTGGCGCTTTTCATAGCAGGATTTTTAGCGTACATCGCCGTCGCCATCAATTCGACACTCGCGCGCTTCTATTATGACCATTTTCTGAAACTGAACGAAGACGAGCTGGCTCTGGTTCTGATCGTCTTCATTTTGGTTTGGTCTTTTTCTGTCGTTTTGTGGGTAACTCTCGCGGATAAGTTCGGCAAAGACCTGCCGGCCACGGTCGGCATTGTCGGGCTGGGCTTCATGACAATATTCAGTTATCCGTTTTTTCCAGAGGGCAAACTGGCAGGGCCAATAGCTGCGGCTGTTCTGGGCGGCATATTCACCGGCTGCATTTTGCTGTTTGATTCGTATGTCGCCGATGCAGCCGATATCGATTCGGCGAAAAGCGGCCAGAACCGCGATGGCCTCTATTTTGGCCTCTGGAAATTCGGCATCAAGGCTTCGCGCGGTGTTGCCGTTGCGCTTTCGGGCATGCTGCTCTGGGCGATTGGCTACCAGGCTGGTGTTACTCCGGATGAAACTGTCAAGTTTCGTATTGCGCTACTCTTTGGGCCCGCCGTTGGTTCGATTTTTGTGCTGTCAGGGCTGGTATTCTATTTCTCTGCCGCAAAAGCGCGCCGCGCCGCGACCGCAACCTGA